CAGCCGGCTCAGTTGGCCTGGCTGACCATGGTCTCGACCATTTCCCACTTGCCGTTCTTGACTTCGTAGATGGTGACCGAGATTTCTTTCAGGTCGCCCTTGGCATCGTAGGCGATGTGGTCGCTGGTCGCGCCCTTGCGCTCGAGCTTGGCGAGCTTGGGCAGGTAGTCGGCCGGATCGGCCGAGTCGGCCTGCTGGATGGCGGTGATCATGTTCCAGGCGCCATCGTAGGCGTACGGCGCGTACACGCCGGGGGCCTTCTTGAAGCGGGTTTCATAGCGCTGGGCGAAATCCTTGCCCGCCGCCATCTTTTCCAGCGGCACGCCGGCCAGCGAGGCGTACGTGCCGTCGGCGGCATCGCCGGCCAGCTTGATGAAGGTGTCGCTGCGGGTCATTTCGCCCGAGATCAGCGGGGCCTTCAGGCCCAGCCGCACCAGCTGGCGCTTCATGGGGCCCGATTGGGCGTCCAGGCCGCCGTAGAAAATGGCATCGGGCTCGGAAGCCTTGATGTTGGTCAGGATGGACGTGAAGTCGTTGGCCTTGTCGGTGGTGTACTCGCGCCGCACGATCTCGCCGCCGGCCTTCTTGACCGCCTTCTCGACCTCGTCGGCCAGCCCCTGCCCGTAGGCGGTGCGGTCGTCGATGATGGCGACCTTCTTGGCTTTCAGGTTCTCGACAATGAACTTGCCCACCGCGGCGCCCTGCTGGGTGTCGCTGGTCATCATGCGGAAGGTGGTGTCGTAGCCCTGGTTGGTGTATTCGGGCGACGTGGCCATGGCGATCTGCGGCAGGCCGGCCTCGTTGTACACGCGCGAGGCGGGAATCGTGGTGCCCGAGTTGAAGTGGCCCAGGATGCCGTCGACGTCTTCGTCGACCAGCTGCTGCGCTACCTGCACGGCGGTGCGCGGGTCGGCCTGGTCGTCGCGCGACACCAGCACGAACTTGGCGGTTTCACCGTCGATCTTGATGCCCTTCTTGTTGGCCTCTTCCAGGGCCAGGGTCAGGCCGTTCTGCATGTCTTCGCCATAGTGCGACTGCGGGCCGGTCAGGGGCGCGGCAAAGCCGAATTTGATTTCTTCGGCATGGACGGCGCCAGCCACGCAGGCTGCTGCCAGTGCGGCCAGCAAGGCCGGGCGGGAAAATGCGGATTTCATATGAACCCTCCTGTGTGAATGGGGTGGTGCAAAGGCCCGCCGCCGCTCGTGGCGCGGGGGCCTTTTATTGATCGGCAATGCCGGGCTGGCCGTCGCCGGGGGTCCGGCATTGGTTCAGCCCGAGTGTCTTGTAAAAAGTTGCACCGGATTTTCGGCCAGGTGCAACCCCGTGTGCTATTGGAGATAACCCGCGCCCGGACGGGGCATGCCGTGCCTGCATGGCGGTTTCCTCTTAGCCGATGGACATCAGGCTGGCGTTGCCGCCGGCCGCCGCGGTATTGACGCTGATGGAACGTTCGGTGAGCAGTTGTTCCAGCACATAGGCCGCGCCGCCTGCCAGGGCGTCGGGCGTCAGCCCCTGCACGGTCAGGATCGGGCCGTCGCGCGCCGCGATGCGCTCGTTCCAGGCGCACAGCGCATCGCCGTCGCCTTCGAACAGCACGCCGTGGAATACCGCGCCGTCCACTTCGGC
This genomic window from Bordetella petrii contains:
- a CDS encoding branched-chain amino acid ABC transporter substrate-binding protein, encoding MKSAFSRPALLAALAAACVAGAVHAEEIKFGFAAPLTGPQSHYGEDMQNGLTLALEEANKKGIKIDGETAKFVLVSRDDQADPRTAVQVAQQLVDEDVDGILGHFNSGTTIPASRVYNEAGLPQIAMATSPEYTNQGYDTTFRMMTSDTQQGAAVGKFIVENLKAKKVAIIDDRTAYGQGLADEVEKAVKKAGGEIVRREYTTDKANDFTSILTNIKASEPDAIFYGGLDAQSGPMKRQLVRLGLKAPLISGEMTRSDTFIKLAGDAADGTYASLAGVPLEKMAAGKDFAQRYETRFKKAPGVYAPYAYDGAWNMITAIQQADSADPADYLPKLAKLERKGATSDHIAYDAKGDLKEISVTIYEVKNGKWEMVETMVSQAN